Proteins from one Microbacterium sp. Root553 genomic window:
- a CDS encoding FtsX-like permease family protein: MNPNVLALLLRPTKEQTGVVVLPIVAFGVVTALVLTVVGGAQSFWGWTDDFAPIYQALAAIALVLLVVPLTTLGGAAARLSARRRDERLSTLRLLGVTPMGVGVATVIESVVVAAAGAIIGVLAYLLISPLIGLIPFRGASLGLDAVLLNPAGVAAVVGGILVVAAGSSALGLRRVIISPLGVRLRATAAPVHWIRAVLGVAAIVVAFAVVKVFPTVAGLAVTIIVLAITFALALAVLNVIGPWVLKITASRHLRRAQTPERLLAARMVLDAPKAAWRQVSGIAMASFMAVFAGTGVSLINAMGSEAAAASDAALAADMRTGLIITLVGSFLMVAASVGVNQASAVLDQRELHQSLHRLGVPVSTVDRARQRAIMSPLLITALGSALCAAVLVFPLLGIALIVAPESLLTIGGVLALGIAVVWASTRATAPLLGRSFRAV, from the coding sequence ATGAACCCGAACGTGCTCGCGTTGCTCCTGCGTCCCACGAAGGAGCAGACCGGTGTCGTGGTGCTTCCCATCGTCGCCTTCGGCGTGGTGACCGCCCTCGTGCTCACCGTCGTCGGCGGCGCTCAGTCGTTCTGGGGATGGACCGACGACTTCGCCCCGATCTATCAGGCGCTGGCCGCGATCGCTCTCGTACTGCTGGTGGTGCCGCTGACGACCCTCGGCGGCGCCGCGGCCCGACTCTCCGCTCGTCGGCGGGACGAGCGGCTCTCCACCCTGCGTCTGCTCGGCGTCACGCCGATGGGTGTGGGGGTCGCCACGGTGATCGAGTCGGTCGTGGTCGCCGCTGCCGGTGCGATCATCGGGGTGCTCGCCTACCTCCTGATCTCACCGCTGATCGGACTGATCCCCTTCCGTGGTGCCTCCCTCGGCCTCGACGCGGTGCTGCTGAACCCGGCGGGCGTCGCAGCGGTCGTCGGCGGCATCCTCGTCGTCGCCGCGGGAAGCTCCGCCCTCGGACTGCGGCGCGTGATCATCTCGCCGCTGGGCGTGCGGTTGCGGGCGACGGCCGCACCCGTGCACTGGATTCGTGCCGTCCTCGGCGTCGCGGCCATCGTGGTCGCATTCGCCGTGGTGAAGGTCTTCCCCACGGTCGCCGGACTCGCCGTCACGATCATCGTGCTCGCGATCACGTTCGCGCTCGCACTCGCGGTGCTCAACGTCATAGGACCGTGGGTGCTCAAGATCACCGCGTCGCGACACCTGCGTCGAGCGCAGACACCCGAGAGGCTGCTCGCCGCGCGCATGGTGCTCGACGCGCCCAAGGCTGCCTGGCGCCAGGTCAGCGGAATCGCCATGGCCAGCTTCATGGCCGTGTTCGCCGGAACCGGCGTCTCGCTGATCAACGCGATGGGCAGCGAGGCCGCCGCGGCCTCCGACGCCGCGCTCGCCGCCGACATGCGCACGGGGCTCATCATCACGCTCGTCGGCTCGTTCCTGATGGTCGCCGCGTCCGTCGGGGTGAACCAGGCGTCCGCTGTTCTCGACCAGAGAGAGCTGCACCAGAGTCTGCACCGACTCGGTGTGCCGGTCTCGACCGTCGACCGTGCCCGTCAGCGTGCGATCATGTCGCCGCTGCTGATCACCGCCCTCGGTTCCGCCCTGTGCGCGGCCGTGCTCGTATTCCCGCTGCTCGGCATCGCGCTGATCGTCGCCCCGGAATCCCTGCTCACGATCGGCGGAGTCCTTGCGCTCGGCATCGCGGTGGTCTGGGCCAGCACCCGGGCGACCGCGCCGCTGCTGGGCCGCTCGTTCCGCGCTGTATGA
- a CDS encoding ABC transporter ATP-binding protein, which yields MNNSVLDAHALTKTYGETHALAGVDLSITRGESVAIMGASGSGKSTLLHVLAGIIVPDTGTVTYRPATGAAIELSALGESARSRLRRERFGFVFQQGLLIPELTAVENVALASMINGVKRADAVTHAAAWLAALGLAGMEDRRIGELSGGQAQRVAIARAQATGADLVFADEPTGALDSHTSQEVMDALLWSTTGQGRTLLVVTHDPEVAARCSRIVAVRDGMAASSGVSA from the coding sequence ATGAACAACTCCGTCCTCGACGCGCACGCTCTGACCAAGACCTACGGCGAGACACACGCTCTCGCCGGAGTGGATCTGTCCATCACACGCGGCGAATCCGTCGCGATCATGGGCGCATCCGGCTCGGGTAAATCCACCCTGCTGCACGTGCTCGCCGGCATCATCGTCCCTGACACCGGAACCGTGACGTACCGCCCCGCGACCGGCGCGGCGATCGAGCTGTCCGCTCTCGGCGAGTCCGCACGCTCGCGTCTGAGACGGGAGCGGTTCGGCTTCGTCTTCCAGCAGGGCCTGCTCATCCCCGAGCTCACCGCCGTCGAGAACGTCGCGCTCGCCTCGATGATCAACGGCGTGAAGCGAGCGGATGCCGTGACTCACGCGGCCGCCTGGCTCGCGGCGCTCGGTCTCGCCGGAATGGAGGATCGCCGCATCGGCGAGCTATCCGGCGGTCAGGCCCAACGCGTCGCGATCGCGCGCGCACAGGCGACCGGCGCCGATCTGGTGTTCGCCGACGAGCCCACCGGCGCCCTGGACTCGCATACCTCGCAGGAGGTGATGGACGCGCTCCTGTGGTCGACGACCGGCCAGGGACGCACCCTGCTCGTCGTCACCCACGACCCTGAGGTCGCCGCACGGTGCTCCCGCATCGTCGCGGTCCGCGATGGGATGGCCGCGTCCTCGGGGGTGTCCGCATGA
- a CDS encoding GNAT family N-acetyltransferase, with protein MTTIEIAPTISPLTVPSSLDDEDAADFRAYADLNRQICDETVGLPDLAPDAAQLLAGWQDGTDTLHTGFVARREDEIVGMITIDYAQEEDAHAAEVDLMVPERYWGQGVEDALLALAETEARAHGRSLVQIWSLHRPIEKERMLAPRTGWGRIPAIPLSDLLEARGYELEQVERNSEFDLRADPAPLRAARLAAESAAGEDYRVLQWMAPTPAELRPGYAAILARLSTDAPSGDMDFVAEVWDADRVERRERRLTGAGQALSIVAVQHIPTGDIVAYNELLIGADRTGVTHQFGTLVSSAHRGRRLGALVKTVNLLHWREVMPRSSTVSTFNAEENRPMLSINEALGFVPVSYSGAWQKRL; from the coding sequence ATGACCACCATCGAGATCGCACCGACCATCTCGCCGCTGACCGTTCCGAGCTCGCTCGACGACGAGGATGCCGCGGACTTCCGCGCCTACGCGGACCTGAACCGGCAGATCTGCGACGAGACCGTCGGTCTCCCGGACCTCGCCCCTGACGCCGCTCAGCTGCTGGCCGGATGGCAGGACGGGACCGACACCCTCCACACGGGCTTCGTCGCGCGGCGCGAAGACGAGATCGTCGGCATGATCACGATCGACTACGCCCAGGAGGAGGACGCGCACGCCGCGGAGGTCGACCTGATGGTGCCCGAGCGGTACTGGGGGCAGGGAGTAGAAGACGCCCTGCTCGCTCTGGCCGAGACCGAGGCACGCGCCCACGGTCGCTCGCTGGTGCAGATCTGGTCGCTGCACCGCCCCATCGAGAAGGAGCGCATGCTCGCGCCGCGAACCGGGTGGGGGCGCATCCCGGCGATCCCCCTGTCCGACCTGCTGGAGGCACGCGGGTACGAACTCGAGCAGGTCGAGCGCAACAGCGAGTTCGACCTCCGCGCAGACCCGGCGCCCCTGCGGGCGGCGAGGCTGGCCGCGGAGTCGGCCGCCGGTGAGGACTATCGCGTCCTGCAGTGGATGGCGCCGACTCCCGCGGAGCTCCGCCCCGGATATGCGGCGATCCTCGCTCGTCTCTCGACGGATGCGCCGAGCGGCGACATGGACTTCGTGGCCGAGGTGTGGGACGCCGACCGTGTGGAGCGCCGGGAGCGACGCCTCACCGGAGCCGGGCAGGCGCTTTCGATCGTGGCCGTGCAGCACATCCCCACCGGCGACATCGTCGCCTACAACGAGCTGCTCATCGGCGCGGACCGCACCGGAGTGACCCATCAGTTCGGCACACTGGTCTCGAGCGCGCACCGAGGTCGCCGTCTGGGCGCACTGGTGAAGACCGTGAACCTCCTGCACTGGCGCGAGGTCATGCCCCGGTCGTCGACGGTCTCGACCTTCAACGCGGAGGAGAACCGTCCGATGCTGAGCATCAACGAAGCCCTCGGTTTCGTCCCGGTCTCGTACTCGGGCGCGTGGCAGAAGCGGCTGTGA
- a CDS encoding GNAT family N-acetyltransferase, whose protein sequence is MSISLIEDATLHPLVLPARADAADAAEFRELSRVRNEVYRELTGRTEQDLTPEALLPLLRSRAERTTVAWIVRDAGEMVGRAVVDIPHEEGSKVAIASIELHPRVWGRGIGTAILPHLEAVVRAHGRTVIQNWTEQQASDGARLEARTGFGSVPDDHVARFLLRHGFTLEQVYRVSRLDLTPDARALAASLLEEAKAHSPGYRVRQWMAPTPPEHRDGYAWLKSRMSTDAPSADLESDEEAWDAERLIAGEARLAEMGQEFQVTVAQHLETGALAAFTELGIGPDRTGTTHQDDTLVLNEHRGHRLGQLVKCAAMLSWIDIAPESTDIITYNAEENRPMLAINEAMGFTAIAYEGAWKKDLT, encoded by the coding sequence ATGAGCATCTCTCTGATCGAGGACGCGACGCTGCATCCGCTCGTGCTGCCGGCACGGGCGGATGCCGCGGACGCGGCCGAGTTCCGCGAGCTGTCCCGTGTCCGCAACGAGGTGTACCGCGAGTTGACGGGGCGCACCGAGCAGGACCTCACCCCCGAGGCGCTGCTGCCTCTGCTCCGCTCCCGGGCGGAGCGGACCACGGTCGCGTGGATCGTGCGCGACGCCGGCGAGATGGTCGGTCGCGCGGTGGTCGACATCCCTCACGAAGAGGGGTCGAAGGTCGCCATCGCCTCGATCGAACTGCATCCGCGGGTCTGGGGTCGCGGTATCGGGACGGCCATCCTGCCGCACCTGGAGGCTGTCGTGCGCGCGCACGGTCGCACCGTCATCCAGAACTGGACCGAGCAGCAGGCGAGCGACGGCGCACGGTTGGAGGCGCGCACCGGGTTCGGAAGCGTGCCGGACGACCATGTCGCGCGGTTCCTGCTGCGCCACGGCTTCACCCTCGAGCAGGTGTATCGCGTGAGCCGTCTCGACCTGACGCCGGATGCGCGCGCTCTCGCGGCCTCGCTTCTCGAGGAGGCGAAGGCGCATTCACCGGGCTATCGAGTGCGACAGTGGATGGCACCCACCCCACCCGAGCATCGGGACGGCTACGCATGGCTCAAGTCGCGCATGTCCACCGACGCCCCGTCGGCGGATCTCGAATCGGACGAGGAGGCGTGGGATGCGGAGCGCCTGATCGCGGGTGAGGCGCGTCTGGCCGAGATGGGCCAGGAATTCCAGGTCACGGTCGCACAGCACCTCGAGACGGGTGCGCTGGCGGCTTTCACCGAGCTCGGCATCGGCCCCGACCGCACGGGCACGACGCATCAGGACGACACTCTGGTCCTGAACGAGCACCGTGGCCACCGTCTCGGCCAGCTGGTGAAGTGCGCCGCGATGCTCTCGTGGATCGACATCGCACCGGAGTCGACGGACATCATCACCTACAACGCCGAGGAGAATCGGCCCATGCTCGCCATCAACGAGGCCATGGGCTTCACAGCCATCGCCTATGAGGGCGCCTGGAAGAAAGACCTGACATGA
- the smc gene encoding chromosome segregation protein SMC: protein MHLKSLTLKGFKSFAQPTSFVFEPGVTCIVGPNGSGKSNVVDALAWVMGEQGAKTLRGGKMEDVIFAGTSTRGPLGRAEVQLTIDNSDGALPIEFAEVTISRTLFRSGSSEYAINGETCRLLDLQELLSDSGLGREMHVIVGQGRLDTVLQASPEDRRGFIEEAAGILKHRRRKEKTLRKLDAMETNLTRLSDLAGEIRRQLKPLGRQAEVAREAATIAAVVRDAKARIFADDVVALRTALADHTRTEHERHTERLVLSDQAEAVRAGIARLEQDQNSVAVDQARGVAFGLEQVQERMRGLYTLANQRLALLGSEEDDAAVTSVTVTQSTIDEAKDEITEISAGLGDAQEAATAASREVMLARAELDTLDVDIAEQSALVSAYDMRISSLRGTADAAASALAAVRGAVLRQQNALEAAENRRREAAEALEAIDDTEAPEGTAAEHSAAYETAQRAATAAETEREALRERLHAAEREVDALTAKSAALGSALAISGGAAEIVKAGGRGIRGLVGDSVQVRAGFEAAIAAVLGPLAEGVLVGDSADAFSLAHDAATQRRGVVDFVVADAPSPVVQLPEIDGVTPAVDTVTAPEGVLGILSHVLIADGLDAARSARAALDATEDTTTTIVTTGGDVVTAQTLRTGSGGERSRLELAAEREAANDRLAEVQVIVDTLREAREEANETVEVSRRHAKDALRALREHDAALASHAEQVNRITVTHESAVAECERLEAGMEQAQTAVEDAAAKAESTKAELEAAVSAPRPVLDASARDGLLETLELAREAEVRARLDIETLRERVRAAQSRVASLERQREQERDAAAEAARRAVIRRAQRESAAGVASELPRILDSIDRSVTEARVVLAEAEAARSAQNEELTALRAQESSLRERLAGLTESVHGLELQIHEKKLHLNSLLERVASELALDEDILVTEYGPDQLVPRDPGAAPSEEDHADDSAIPFDRRIQQRRLADAERKLAQLGRVNPLALEEFAALEQRHAFLTEQLADLTQTRQDLLTIIADLDERMQIIFASAFEDTKRAFGEVFPLLFPGGSGSISLTDPDNMLTTGIEVSVRPVGKKIERLSLLSGGERSLAAVALLVAIFKARPSPFYILDEVEAALDDANLGRLLTVFEQLRESSQLLVITHQKRTMEIADALYGVSMRQDGVSAVVGQRVGDRAAV from the coding sequence ATGCATCTGAAGAGCCTGACCCTCAAGGGGTTCAAGTCCTTCGCGCAGCCCACGAGCTTCGTCTTCGAACCGGGTGTCACCTGCATCGTCGGGCCCAACGGATCCGGCAAATCCAACGTCGTCGACGCCCTCGCCTGGGTCATGGGCGAACAGGGGGCCAAGACCCTGCGCGGCGGCAAGATGGAGGATGTCATCTTCGCCGGTACCTCGACGAGGGGGCCGCTGGGGCGTGCCGAGGTGCAGCTCACGATCGACAACAGCGACGGCGCGCTGCCCATCGAGTTCGCAGAGGTGACGATCAGCAGGACGCTGTTCCGCAGCGGCTCGAGCGAATACGCCATCAACGGGGAGACCTGTCGCCTGCTCGACCTGCAGGAACTGCTCAGCGACTCCGGGCTCGGGCGCGAGATGCACGTCATCGTCGGCCAGGGTCGTCTCGACACCGTGCTGCAGGCGTCCCCAGAAGACCGACGCGGCTTCATCGAAGAAGCCGCAGGCATCCTCAAGCACCGGCGGCGCAAGGAGAAGACGCTCCGCAAGCTCGATGCGATGGAGACGAACCTCACACGCCTCAGCGACCTCGCGGGGGAGATCCGCCGCCAGCTGAAGCCGCTCGGGCGCCAGGCCGAGGTGGCCAGAGAAGCTGCGACGATCGCCGCCGTGGTCCGCGACGCCAAAGCCCGTATCTTCGCCGACGACGTCGTCGCGCTCCGGACCGCTCTGGCAGACCACACCCGCACGGAGCACGAGCGTCACACCGAGCGTCTGGTGCTCTCGGATCAGGCCGAGGCCGTTCGAGCCGGCATCGCGCGGCTCGAACAGGACCAGAACTCCGTCGCGGTCGACCAGGCACGCGGGGTCGCCTTCGGGCTCGAACAGGTTCAGGAGCGGATGCGCGGGCTGTACACCCTCGCGAATCAGCGACTCGCGCTCCTCGGTTCCGAGGAGGACGACGCGGCCGTGACCTCGGTCACCGTGACGCAGAGCACGATCGATGAGGCGAAGGACGAGATCACCGAGATCTCGGCCGGACTCGGCGATGCCCAGGAAGCGGCGACGGCGGCGAGCAGGGAGGTCATGCTGGCGCGGGCCGAACTCGACACCCTCGACGTCGACATCGCCGAGCAGAGCGCTCTGGTCTCGGCCTACGACATGCGCATCAGCTCTCTGCGGGGCACGGCGGATGCTGCGGCATCTGCTCTGGCGGCTGTGCGCGGAGCGGTGCTCCGCCAGCAGAACGCGCTCGAGGCTGCCGAGAACCGGCGACGCGAGGCCGCGGAGGCGCTCGAGGCGATCGACGACACCGAGGCACCCGAGGGGACGGCGGCCGAGCACTCCGCCGCATACGAGACCGCGCAGCGCGCTGCGACGGCTGCGGAGACCGAGCGCGAGGCATTGCGCGAGCGGCTGCACGCGGCGGAGCGCGAAGTCGACGCGCTCACCGCGAAGTCCGCCGCACTCGGCAGCGCACTGGCCATCTCCGGCGGCGCGGCGGAGATCGTCAAGGCCGGCGGTCGCGGCATCCGTGGTCTGGTCGGCGATTCCGTGCAGGTCAGAGCCGGATTCGAGGCGGCCATCGCCGCGGTCCTCGGCCCGCTCGCCGAGGGGGTTCTGGTCGGCGATTCCGCCGACGCCTTCTCCCTCGCCCATGATGCGGCCACACAGCGCAGGGGAGTGGTCGACTTCGTGGTGGCCGATGCTCCGAGCCCTGTGGTCCAGCTCCCCGAGATCGATGGCGTGACTCCCGCGGTCGACACGGTCACCGCACCTGAGGGGGTGCTCGGCATCCTCTCGCACGTGCTGATCGCCGACGGGCTGGACGCGGCTCGCAGCGCCCGCGCCGCACTCGATGCCACCGAAGACACCACCACGACGATCGTCACCACCGGAGGCGATGTCGTCACCGCGCAGACTCTGCGCACCGGGTCTGGCGGCGAGCGATCGAGACTCGAGCTCGCGGCTGAACGTGAGGCCGCGAACGACCGGCTCGCTGAGGTGCAGGTGATCGTCGACACTCTGCGCGAGGCGCGCGAGGAGGCGAACGAGACCGTCGAGGTCTCTCGTCGACACGCCAAGGACGCGCTGCGGGCTCTGCGCGAGCACGACGCAGCGCTCGCCAGTCACGCCGAGCAGGTGAACCGCATCACGGTGACGCACGAGTCGGCGGTCGCCGAGTGCGAGCGCCTCGAGGCCGGTATGGAGCAGGCGCAGACGGCGGTCGAAGACGCCGCGGCGAAGGCGGAGTCCACGAAGGCCGAGTTGGAGGCTGCGGTATCGGCGCCGCGCCCTGTGCTCGATGCATCCGCTCGCGACGGACTTCTGGAGACGCTCGAACTCGCCCGGGAGGCCGAGGTGCGGGCGCGACTCGACATCGAGACGCTGCGAGAGCGCGTGCGCGCGGCGCAGTCGCGGGTCGCGAGTCTGGAGCGACAGCGCGAACAGGAGCGGGATGCCGCGGCCGAGGCCGCCCGCCGTGCTGTCATCAGGAGGGCGCAGCGCGAATCCGCCGCCGGCGTCGCATCGGAGCTGCCGCGGATCCTGGACTCGATAGATCGTTCCGTCACCGAGGCGCGAGTCGTGCTGGCGGAGGCGGAGGCTGCGCGATCGGCGCAGAACGAGGAGCTTACCGCGCTGCGAGCGCAGGAGTCGTCGTTGCGCGAGCGTCTCGCCGGGCTGACCGAGAGCGTGCATGGACTCGAACTGCAGATCCACGAGAAGAAGCTCCACCTCAACAGCCTCCTGGAGCGCGTCGCCTCGGAGCTCGCGCTGGACGAAGATATTCTCGTTACGGAATATGGTCCGGACCAGCTCGTTCCTCGCGACCCCGGCGCCGCGCCGAGCGAAGAGGATCACGCGGACGACTCGGCGATCCCGTTCGATCGCCGCATCCAGCAGCGTCGACTCGCCGACGCGGAACGCAAGCTCGCCCAGCTCGGTCGCGTCAATCCGCTCGCGCTGGAGGAGTTCGCGGCCCTCGAGCAGCGGCACGCCTTCCTCACCGAGCAGCTGGCAGATCTGACCCAGACCCGCCAGGATCTGCTGACCATCATCGCCGACCTCGACGAGCGCATGCAGATCATCTTCGCGAGCGCCTTCGAGGACACCAAACGGGCGTTCGGCGAAGTGTTCCCGCTGCTCTTCCCCGGTGGTTCCGGCAGCATCTCTCTCACCGATCCCGACAACATGCTGACCACCGGCATCGAGGTCTCGGTGCGACCGGTCGGCAAGAAGATCGAGCGGCTCTCGCTGCTCTCCGGTGGTGAGCGGTCGCTCGCGGCGGTGGCGCTGCTGGTCGCCATCTTCAAAGCGCGGCCGAGCCCGTTCTACATCCTCGACGAGGTCGAGGCGGCTCTGGACGACGCGAACCTCGGTCGGCTCCTGACGGTGTTCGAGCAGCTTCGCGAGAGCTCGCAGCTTCTGGTGATCACGCACCAGAAGCGCACGATGGAGATCGCGGATGCGCTGTACGGCGTCTCGATGCGCCAGGACGGCGTCTCCGCCGTCGTCGGACAGCGTGTCGGAGACCGCGCCGCCGTCTGA